From a region of the Thalassospira sp. TSL5-1 genome:
- a CDS encoding M3 family oligoendopeptidase, protein MNAINKNLPTWDLSDLYADAKDPAIRRDLDDAKQRSEAFQKEYQGKLASLSGDALAGAIAEYESISEICGRIGSFAGLLHAGDGSDPAIGQFYQGVREQLTTISSFTLFFGLELNRIEEAALQAKYDESADLARYRPWLDENRSFRPHQLSDEVEQVLHEREVAGSGAWIRLFDQTMAELRFPINGQDLTMSEAANMLSSTKVEDRKVAAKSIGDVLGKNIKLLSHITNTLAKDKEIDDRLRSFATPVSARNLSNQVEDDVVEALCEAVTSSYGDLSHRYYKLKAKWFGVDQLDYWDRNAPLPEDDDREIAWDTARDTVLKAYGEFSGDLAAIGKRFFDNPWIDVPPRAGKASGAFAHPTVPSAHPYLLLNYHGKTRDVMTLAHELGHGVHQILAGEQGYFLSDTPLTLAETASVFGEMLTFQSMLRAESDPKMRRIMLAGKVEDMLNTVVRQIAFFEFEKRVHAKRREAELTVDEICEIWLDVQKESLGDAIRYDEEYKYYWSYIPHFIHSPFYVYAYAFGDCLVNSLYDVYQHSEEGFQQKYFDLLKAGGTKRHQELLAPFGLDASDPAFWQRGLNMIKRLIDELEELS, encoded by the coding sequence ATGAACGCGATAAACAAGAACCTGCCGACCTGGGATCTGAGTGATCTTTATGCGGATGCCAAAGACCCGGCCATTCGCCGTGATCTCGACGATGCCAAACAGCGTTCGGAGGCATTCCAGAAGGAATATCAGGGCAAACTTGCCAGCCTTTCTGGCGATGCGCTGGCCGGTGCCATTGCCGAATATGAAAGCATCTCGGAAATTTGCGGCCGAATTGGCTCGTTTGCGGGCCTTCTTCATGCCGGTGACGGCAGCGACCCGGCCATTGGCCAGTTTTATCAGGGTGTTCGCGAACAACTCACCACGATTTCCAGCTTTACCCTGTTTTTCGGGCTGGAGCTGAACCGGATCGAGGAAGCGGCCCTGCAGGCGAAATATGATGAAAGTGCCGATTTGGCGCGTTATCGCCCGTGGCTTGATGAAAATCGGTCTTTCCGCCCGCACCAGCTTTCCGATGAAGTCGAACAGGTTTTGCATGAGCGCGAAGTGGCCGGATCAGGCGCGTGGATCCGCCTGTTTGACCAGACGATGGCCGAATTGCGCTTTCCCATCAATGGTCAGGACCTGACGATGTCTGAGGCGGCCAATATGCTGTCCTCGACCAAGGTGGAAGACCGCAAGGTTGCCGCGAAATCCATTGGCGATGTGTTGGGCAAAAATATCAAATTGCTTTCGCACATCACCAACACCCTTGCCAAAGACAAAGAAATTGATGACCGCCTGCGCAGTTTTGCCACTCCGGTTAGTGCGCGCAACCTGTCCAACCAGGTGGAAGACGATGTGGTCGAGGCCCTGTGCGAAGCCGTGACGTCGTCCTATGGTGATTTGTCGCACCGTTATTACAAGCTGAAAGCCAAATGGTTTGGTGTTGATCAGCTTGATTACTGGGACCGGAACGCACCGCTGCCCGAAGATGATGACCGTGAAATTGCCTGGGACACGGCCCGTGATACCGTGCTGAAGGCCTATGGAGAATTTTCTGGCGACCTTGCCGCGATTGGCAAACGGTTTTTTGATAACCCGTGGATTGATGTGCCGCCGCGCGCGGGCAAGGCATCGGGCGCGTTTGCGCATCCGACCGTGCCGTCGGCACATCCTTATCTGTTGCTAAATTATCATGGCAAAACCCGCGATGTGATGACGCTGGCGCACGAACTGGGTCACGGCGTGCACCAGATCTTGGCGGGCGAACAGGGCTATTTCCTGTCTGATACGCCACTCACTTTGGCGGAAACCGCATCGGTCTTTGGCGAAATGCTGACCTTCCAGTCGATGCTACGCGCCGAAAGCGACCCGAAGATGCGCCGCATCATGCTGGCAGGCAAGGTTGAGGATATGCTCAACACCGTGGTGCGCCAGATTGCGTTTTTCGAGTTTGAAAAACGTGTCCATGCCAAACGCCGAGAAGCGGAATTGACGGTGGATGAGATCTGCGAGATCTGGCTGGACGTACAAAAGGAAAGTCTGGGTGATGCGATCCGTTATGACGAGGAATATAAATATTACTGGTCATATATCCCGCATTTCATCCATTCGCCGTTTTATGTTTACGCCTATGCCTTTGGCGATTGCCTGGTGAATTCGCTTTATGACGTGTACCAGCATTCCGAAGAAGGGTTTCAGCAGAAATATTTTGACCTGCTGAAAGCCGGCGGCACCAAGCGTCATCAGGAATTGCTGGCACCGTTTGGGCTGGATGCGTCGGACCCGGCCTTCTGGCAGCGCGGGCTTAACATGATCAAGCGCCTGATTGACGAACTGGAGGAACTTTCCTGA
- a CDS encoding AarF/ABC1/UbiB kinase family protein has translation MSDDNDDDFRQSEDNRFGGRVRRYARVGASAGKLATRLAVGKVFGGEVDHGRYAADLTAALGGLKGPLMKVAQILSTIPDALPRDYADALAGLQADAPPMGWLFVKRRMRTELGAGWQEKFADFGKDAAAAASLGQVHKATLPDGRDVACKLQYPDMAATVEADLKQLRAAFAIYRRYDSAIDAENIQLELAARLREELDYEREARQMALYGHMLRDEAHVHVPEPVMDLTSRRLLTMTWLQGGKLQAFVDRNPTEAERNQVALNMFRAWYVPFYKYGVIHGDPHLGNYSLRDDLSVNLLDFGCIRVFQPGFVEAVISLYHALRDNDRDRAVAAYESWGFTNLSNELIDVLNIWAGFVYGPLLDDRERKMEESNSVAYGAEVAGKVHAELRRLGGVKPPREFVLVDRAAVGLGSVFLRLDAKVNWYRIFHDLVQDFDVAKLAQNQNEALEKVGLERPE, from the coding sequence ATGAGCGATGATAACGACGACGATTTTCGCCAATCCGAAGATAATCGTTTTGGTGGGCGGGTGCGTCGTTATGCCCGCGTCGGTGCGTCTGCCGGGAAACTGGCGACGCGCCTTGCGGTAGGAAAGGTTTTCGGCGGCGAGGTTGATCATGGTCGATACGCTGCCGATTTAACCGCCGCCTTGGGCGGGCTGAAAGGCCCGCTGATGAAGGTGGCGCAAATTCTGTCCACCATCCCCGATGCTTTGCCGCGCGACTATGCCGATGCGCTGGCAGGCCTGCAGGCCGATGCCCCGCCCATGGGCTGGTTGTTTGTCAAACGCCGGATGCGCACCGAACTGGGCGCGGGCTGGCAGGAGAAATTTGCCGATTTTGGCAAGGATGCCGCAGCTGCCGCCTCATTGGGGCAGGTGCATAAGGCAACCCTGCCCGATGGTCGCGATGTAGCGTGTAAACTGCAATATCCCGATATGGCCGCAACGGTTGAGGCCGATTTAAAACAGCTTCGCGCTGCCTTTGCCATTTACCGGCGTTATGACAGCGCGATTGATGCGGAAAACATCCAGCTGGAGCTGGCCGCGCGCCTGCGTGAAGAGCTGGATTATGAACGTGAAGCGCGGCAAATGGCGCTTTATGGGCATATGTTGCGCGATGAAGCCCATGTGCATGTGCCCGAACCGGTCATGGATCTGACAAGCCGCCGCCTTTTGACCATGACCTGGCTTCAGGGCGGTAAATTGCAGGCCTTTGTTGATCGTAACCCGACTGAGGCGGAACGCAACCAGGTGGCACTGAACATGTTTCGGGCCTGGTATGTGCCGTTCTATAAATATGGTGTCATTCACGGTGACCCGCATTTGGGCAATTATTCCCTGCGTGATGACCTAAGCGTCAATTTGCTGGATTTTGGCTGTATCCGCGTGTTCCAGCCGGGTTTTGTCGAGGCGGTGATTTCGCTGTATCATGCCCTGCGCGATAATGACCGGGATCGGGCGGTGGCGGCCTATGAAAGCTGGGGCTTTACCAACCTTTCAAATGAACTGATCGATGTGCTGAACATCTGGGCAGGGTTTGTGTATGGGCCGTTGCTTGATGACCGCGAACGCAAGATGGAAGAAAGTAATTCGGTGGCCTATGGCGCGGAAGTGGCGGGCAAGGTGCATGCGGAATTGCGCCGTTTGGGTGGTGTAAAGCCGCCGCGCGAATTTGTGCTGGTGGACCGGGCGGCTGTGGGGCTGGGGTCGGTGTTTTTACGGCTGGATGCCAAGGTGAACTGGTACCGGATTTTCCATGATCTGGTGCAAGATTTTGATGTTGCCAAATTGGCACAAAACCAGAATGAAGCCCTTGAAAAGGTGGGGCTGGAACGCCCTGAATAA
- a CDS encoding Re/Si-specific NAD(P)(+) transhydrogenase subunit alpha, whose amino-acid sequence MKLAVPREIWPGEKRVAITPDTVKKYTGLGFEVVIETGAGEYASIADDRYVDAGATIAKTAKAATEDADIILKVRPPMVEGKTNELAAYKKGATVIGLIEPYDRAELIGKMAEAGLTSFAMELVPRISRAQSMDVLSSQSNLAGYRSVIDAAHEFGRIFPMMMTAAGTLAPTRIVVVGAGVAGLQAIATGKRLGAVVSAFDVRPAVKEQVQSLGGTFIEVEDDDAATAETAGGYAREMSDDYKKKQAAKLKEVLAKTDIVITTALIPGRPAPEIVTADMVAGMKNGSIIIDLAAERGGNVAGVKPGESTMTENGVKIIGPSNIVSSVAADATAMYAKNLLNFVTLMVDGEKKEMVINREDQIIAETMLTQNGKMVHPKFGGEAEKETEAENG is encoded by the coding sequence ATGAAGCTGGCCGTTCCAAGGGAAATATGGCCCGGTGAGAAGCGCGTTGCCATCACACCGGACACCGTTAAAAAATATACGGGTCTGGGGTTTGAGGTGGTGATCGAAACCGGTGCAGGCGAATACGCATCCATTGCCGATGATCGCTATGTAGATGCCGGGGCAACCATTGCCAAAACAGCGAAGGCCGCGACTGAGGATGCCGATATCATCCTCAAGGTGCGCCCGCCGATGGTCGAGGGGAAAACCAATGAGCTTGCCGCCTATAAAAAGGGTGCCACGGTTATTGGTTTGATCGAACCCTATGACCGGGCAGAGCTGATTGGCAAGATGGCCGAGGCCGGCCTGACCAGTTTTGCCATGGAATTGGTGCCGCGCATTTCACGCGCCCAGTCGATGGATGTGCTGTCCTCGCAATCCAACCTGGCAGGTTATCGTTCCGTGATTGATGCCGCCCACGAATTTGGCCGCATCTTTCCGATGATGATGACAGCGGCAGGCACCCTTGCGCCAACTCGCATTGTGGTGGTGGGCGCCGGTGTGGCCGGTTTGCAGGCCATTGCCACGGGCAAACGCCTTGGTGCGGTGGTTTCCGCCTTTGACGTGCGCCCGGCGGTTAAGGAACAGGTGCAATCCCTTGGCGGCACCTTTATCGAGGTCGAGGATGATGATGCCGCCACGGCCGAAACGGCCGGGGGCTATGCCCGTGAAATGTCTGACGACTATAAAAAGAAGCAGGCAGCCAAGCTCAAGGAAGTTTTGGCAAAAACCGACATCGTGATTACCACGGCCCTTATTCCTGGCCGTCCGGCGCCTGAAATTGTCACGGCCGATATGGTGGCGGGCATGAAAAATGGCTCCATCATTATTGACCTGGCCGCCGAGCGCGGTGGCAACGTTGCCGGGGTGAAGCCGGGCGAAAGCACGATGACGGAGAATGGCGTTAAAATTATTGGCCCGTCCAATATCGTCAGTTCCGTCGCTGCCGATGCAACCGCGATGTATGCCAAAAACCTGCTGAATTTTGTCACCCTGATGGTGGATGGCGAAAAGAAGGAAATGGTTATTAACCGCGAAGACCAGATCATCGCCGAAACCATGCTGACACAGAATGGCAAAATGGTTCATCCGAAATTTGGTGGTGAGGCCGAGAAGGAAACGGAGGCAGAAAATGGTTGA
- a CDS encoding NAD(P) transhydrogenase subunit alpha: MVDQSVTQSANDVRDSALGLAEKAAKLADQLASGAHDVASGAAHAASSGGVSPTVIGLTVFVLACFVGYYVVWKVTPALHSPLMAVTNAISSVIIVGALLASGPVDMNISKVMGFVAVVLASINIFGGFIVAQRMLQMFKKKK; the protein is encoded by the coding sequence ATGGTTGATCAATCTGTCACACAATCTGCCAATGACGTGCGGGATTCCGCCCTTGGTTTGGCGGAAAAGGCCGCAAAACTGGCCGACCAGCTTGCCTCGGGCGCGCATGACGTTGCCAGTGGTGCCGCCCATGCCGCATCATCGGGCGGGGTTAGCCCCACCGTGATTGGCCTGACGGTTTTTGTTCTGGCCTGCTTTGTCGGCTATTACGTGGTGTGGAAAGTCACCCCCGCCCTGCATTCGCCGCTGATGGCGGTGACGAATGCCATTTCATCGGTCATCATTGTTGGTGCGCTTCTGGCGTCCGGCCCGGTGGATATGAACATCTCCAAGGTGATGGGCTTTGTCGCCGTGGTGTTGGCTTCGATCAACATTTTCGGTGGTTTTATCGTCGCGCAACGCATGTTGCAGATGTTCAAGAAAAAGAAGTAG
- a CDS encoding NAD(P)(+) transhydrogenase (Re/Si-specific) subunit beta codes for MSENLSAFLYLVASVCFILSLRGLSSPDSARTGNMLGMVGMAIAIFTTLASPEVLSYTTIIVGILVGGAIGTVIALKIKMTALPQLVAAFHSLVGLAAVFVAGAALYSPGAYGIGTVGDIHPASLIEMGLGVAIGAITFTGSLVAFGKLQGLVSGTPVQFSGQHLLNLGIGIAIVVVGILFVSTESHFAFWLVVVLALMLGITLIIPIGGADMPVVVSMLNSYSGWAACGIGFTLQNNALIITGALVGASGAILSYIMCKGMNRSIFNVILGGFGAEAGGAAAVGGDSDRPVKSGSSDDASFIMKNASSVIIVPGYGMAVAQAQHALREMADLLKAEGVKVRYAIHPVAGRMPGHMNVLLAEAGVPYEDVAEMDEINRDFGTADVAFVIGANDITNPAAKTDPSSPIFGMPVLDVEKAKTVLFIKRGMSAGYAGIQNELFFKDNTMMLFGDAKKMCEEIVGHLDA; via the coding sequence ATGTCGGAAAACCTTTCGGCTTTCCTGTATCTGGTCGCCTCGGTCTGCTTCATTCTGTCCTTGCGCGGCCTGTCATCACCTGATTCCGCCCGGACCGGCAATATGCTGGGTATGGTCGGTATGGCGATTGCGATCTTCACCACACTGGCCTCGCCAGAAGTGCTGTCTTACACCACCATTATTGTCGGCATCCTGGTTGGCGGGGCGATTGGTACGGTTATTGCCCTTAAAATCAAGATGACGGCCCTGCCGCAGCTTGTGGCGGCCTTTCACTCGCTGGTTGGTCTGGCCGCTGTGTTTGTGGCCGGTGCCGCCCTATATTCGCCCGGCGCCTATGGCATTGGCACAGTGGGGGACATTCACCCGGCCAGCCTGATTGAAATGGGCCTGGGCGTTGCCATTGGGGCGATTACCTTTACCGGTTCACTGGTGGCCTTTGGCAAATTGCAGGGCCTGGTTTCGGGCACGCCGGTCCAGTTTTCGGGCCAGCATCTGCTTAATCTTGGCATTGGCATCGCCATTGTTGTGGTCGGCATTCTGTTTGTTTCGACCGAAAGCCACTTTGCCTTCTGGCTGGTGGTGGTGCTGGCGCTTATGCTGGGCATCACGCTGATCATTCCGATTGGCGGGGCCGATATGCCCGTCGTTGTCTCGATGCTCAATTCCTATTCGGGTTGGGCGGCGTGCGGCATTGGCTTTACCCTGCAAAACAATGCCCTGATCATTACCGGTGCGCTGGTGGGCGCGTCGGGGGCTATCCTGTCCTATATCATGTGCAAGGGCATGAACCGCTCGATCTTCAATGTCATCCTCGGCGGCTTTGGCGCTGAGGCCGGTGGTGCCGCTGCTGTGGGGGGTGATTCCGACCGTCCGGTGAAATCCGGCTCGTCGGATGATGCGTCCTTTATCATGAAAAACGCATCGAGCGTTATCATTGTGCCGGGCTATGGCATGGCGGTGGCCCAGGCGCAGCATGCCCTTCGCGAAATGGCCGACCTTTTGAAGGCCGAAGGTGTGAAGGTCCGTTATGCCATTCATCCGGTTGCCGGGCGTATGCCGGGTCATATGAATGTGCTGCTGGCCGAAGCGGGCGTGCCTTATGAAGACGTTGCCGAAATGGATGAAATCAACCGTGATTTCGGCACCGCCGATGTGGCCTTTGTCATTGGTGCAAACGACATCACCAACCCGGCGGCCAAAACCGACCCGTCATCGCCGATTTTCGGTATGCCGGTTCTGGATGTGGAAAAGGCCAAAACGGTGCTGTTCATCAAACGTGGCATGTCGGCCGGTTATGCCGGTATCCAGAACGAACTGTTCTTTAAGGACAACACCATGATGCTGTTTGGTGATGCCAAAAAGATGTGCGAGGAAATCGTCGGACATCTGGATGCGTGA
- a CDS encoding GNAT family N-acetyltransferase encodes MPDFRDCILETPRLTLRCVQEADAGQISALMVPEISRWLASWPLPYTEEKAFARIVRDREAAQAGNMLPLVVVERETGAVVGYFSVFRDADDGRRAGAGYWLGLKAHGKGYAREMGPVLLAAAFEMLDVGVIEAGAQPENAASFGVMRSWGMSQAGDRCHYASARERDELCRYFQITRATFESVAV; translated from the coding sequence ATGCCGGATTTTCGCGATTGCATCCTTGAAACACCCCGCTTGACGCTGCGTTGTGTGCAGGAAGCGGATGCCGGGCAGATTTCGGCGCTGATGGTGCCGGAGATCTCGCGCTGGCTGGCATCCTGGCCGCTTCCCTATACCGAGGAAAAGGCTTTCGCGCGCATTGTGCGGGACCGTGAAGCAGCACAGGCCGGTAACATGCTGCCTTTGGTGGTTGTGGAGCGGGAAACAGGTGCTGTTGTTGGTTATTTCAGCGTGTTTCGCGATGCGGATGATGGCAGAAGAGCCGGGGCCGGGTACTGGTTGGGGCTAAAGGCACATGGCAAAGGCTATGCGCGTGAAATGGGCCCGGTTTTGCTGGCGGCGGCCTTTGAGATGCTGGATGTTGGTGTGATCGAGGCCGGTGCGCAGCCTGAAAATGCCGCCTCGTTTGGCGTGATGCGGTCGTGGGGCATGTCGCAGGCCGGTGACCGCTGCCATTATGCCTCTGCCCGGGAGCGCGACGAACTATGCCGTTATTTCCAGATCACCCGTGCGACGTTTGAGAGCGTAGCTGTTTAA
- a CDS encoding LysE family translocator, with protein MLTLIPGPSVLLVIGQSLTRGKRAAVMCIMGDVIGSIVLMGLSFAGVGAILAASATLFQIVKWTGVIYLAWLGYRQIAEARQTPTTDTDATTKPAEANQPHSAWRSFWAGTITAILNPKAIIFYMALLAQFINPQAGLAAQLVILTLTSSLVVMVLLTGYALLAARAGQIFQSRQAQKRIGYAGGTFMIGGSVLMATTR; from the coding sequence GTGTTAACGCTCATTCCCGGTCCCAGCGTCCTGTTGGTCATCGGGCAATCCCTTACGCGGGGGAAAAGGGCTGCAGTCATGTGTATCATGGGTGATGTCATCGGCAGTATTGTGCTTATGGGCCTGTCCTTTGCCGGTGTAGGCGCAATCCTTGCAGCCTCTGCCACGCTTTTTCAAATCGTCAAATGGACAGGGGTGATCTACCTTGCCTGGCTGGGATACAGACAAATTGCCGAAGCCCGCCAAACCCCGACAACTGACACAGACGCAACCACCAAACCCGCCGAGGCAAACCAACCCCATTCCGCCTGGCGCAGCTTTTGGGCTGGCACCATAACCGCCATTCTGAATCCCAAAGCCATCATTTTTTATATGGCCCTCCTGGCACAGTTCATTAATCCACAGGCCGGCTTGGCGGCACAACTGGTTATCCTGACCCTGACATCCAGCCTTGTTGTCATGGTGCTTTTAACCGGCTATGCACTGCTTGCGGCACGCGCCGGACAGATATTTCAAAGCAGGCAGGCCCAAAAGCGCATTGGATATGCAGGCGGCACATTCATGATTGGCGGAAGCGTTTTAATGGCAACCACCCGCTAA
- a CDS encoding SDR family oxidoreductase, which translates to MLLQDKIVIITGASSGIGAASARLFAAEGAKLVLGARNADRLDAVVRDITAAGGEAFALAGDVCDEAFAKALVNAAIGEYGGLDVGFNNAGTLGSPGALVDIEQDDWDQALRTNLTSAMFGAKHQLPEIVKRGGGSVIFTSTFVGHTIGLAGMTAYAASKMGLIGMAQCLAVEYGGANVRVNALLPGGTDTPMAASYANDPQARAMVEKFHALGRIAEPEEIAKAALFLASDASSFVTGTAMLADGGNSICKAA; encoded by the coding sequence ATGTTACTTCAAGACAAAATTGTGATTATCACCGGGGCCAGTTCCGGGATCGGCGCCGCGTCGGCCAGGCTGTTTGCCGCCGAGGGGGCGAAGCTTGTACTTGGAGCACGCAATGCTGATCGGCTTGATGCGGTTGTGCGTGATATTACCGCTGCGGGCGGCGAGGCCTTTGCCCTTGCAGGCGATGTCTGTGACGAGGCGTTCGCCAAGGCGCTGGTCAATGCGGCCATTGGGGAATATGGCGGGCTTGATGTCGGGTTTAACAATGCCGGGACGCTGGGATCGCCCGGGGCGTTGGTCGATATTGAACAAGACGACTGGGACCAGGCATTGCGCACCAACCTGACCTCGGCGATGTTCGGGGCGAAGCATCAGCTGCCCGAAATAGTGAAGCGTGGTGGCGGATCGGTTATTTTTACGTCCACCTTTGTCGGGCACACCATCGGATTGGCGGGGATGACGGCCTATGCCGCCAGCAAAATGGGCCTGATTGGCATGGCGCAATGTCTGGCGGTGGAATATGGCGGGGCCAATGTGCGGGTTAATGCGCTGCTGCCGGGCGGAACGGATACCCCGATGGCCGCAAGTTATGCCAATGATCCGCAAGCACGGGCGATGGTAGAAAAGTTCCATGCACTGGGCCGGATTGCCGAGCCGGAAGAAATTGCCAAGGCGGCCCTGTTCCTGGCATCCGATGCGTCAAGTTTTGTCACCGGAACCGCCATGCTGGCCGATGGCGGCAATTCGATCTGCAAGGCTGCCTGA
- the rpsU gene encoding 30S ribosomal protein S21: protein MQVIVRDNNVDQALKALKKKMQREGIFREMKLRRHFEKPSEKKAREGAEAIRRARKLERKRIEREGF from the coding sequence GTGCAGGTAATCGTTCGCGACAACAATGTCGATCAGGCTCTGAAGGCGCTTAAGAAAAAGATGCAGCGCGAGGGCATTTTCCGCGAAATGAAACTTCGTCGTCACTTTGAAAAGCCGTCGGAGAAAAAAGCGCGTGAAGGGGCGGAGGCAATCCGCCGGGCTCGCAAGCTGGAGCGTAAGCGCATCGAGCGCGAAGGCTTCTAA
- the def gene encoding peptide deformylase: MSILKIARMGHPVLRKVAERVDDPNDPEITRLVADMIETLADAGGVGLAAPQVFRSLAVMIFFVPPSRAGKGDDDGEVPLTVLINPEIEPLDDAQKVGGWEGCLSIPDFQGYVPRWDKIRYRGIDENGEPVEKIASGFHARVVQHEYDHLIGVMYPERMDDMTLMGFTDELRRDPPDVSGRNDTQQEN, translated from the coding sequence ATGTCGATATTGAAAATTGCCCGTATGGGGCACCCGGTTTTGCGCAAGGTGGCAGAGCGGGTGGATGACCCGAACGACCCTGAAATAACGCGCCTTGTTGCCGATATGATCGAAACCCTTGCCGATGCAGGCGGTGTTGGCTTGGCCGCCCCCCAGGTATTTCGCTCGCTTGCGGTGATGATCTTTTTTGTGCCACCCAGCCGGGCGGGAAAGGGCGATGATGATGGCGAAGTGCCACTGACGGTTTTGATCAACCCGGAGATCGAACCGCTGGATGATGCGCAAAAGGTTGGCGGTTGGGAAGGGTGTCTGTCGATCCCTGATTTTCAGGGATATGTGCCGCGCTGGGACAAAATTCGCTATCGCGGGATCGACGAAAATGGCGAACCGGTGGAAAAAATTGCCAGTGGTTTTCACGCCCGTGTGGTGCAGCATGAATATGATCATTTGATCGGAGTCATGTATCCTGAACGTATGGATGATATGACCCTGATGGGCTTTACCGACGAATTACGCCGCGACCCGCCCGATGTTTCGGGCCGCAATGATACGCAACAGGAGAATTGA